From the genome of Nitrosomonas sp., one region includes:
- a CDS encoding dihydroorotase encodes MNIHIRNGRLVDPKSGIDAIQDVYIANGKILAIGSLPAAFHPDHVLDAGGLVVCPGLIDLSVRLREPGLEYKATLESEMNATISGGVTSFACPPDTDPPLDEPGLVEMLKHRARILNQAHVYPIGALTQGLNGEHLTEMAELHDAGCIVFGQPNGFLTDLRVLMQAMQYASTFGFSVWLSPQDRNLAYDGVAHDGEMAMRLGLPAIPVCAETIAISNIILLAKEIDVHIHLCRISSAEGLALVRAARQQGMSITCDVTINHLHLSDMDIGYFDSNCHMMPPLRSFSDRDALRKGLLDGTINAVCSDHAPVDEDAKLLPFGQSEVGATGVELLLPLTLKYGMEMKRPLVDVLAAITSEPAKVLNIDAGYLSPGGAADLCVFDPDIYWKVSATTLLSQGKNTPFLGMEVPGKVRYTLVNGHIVYESEH; translated from the coding sequence ATGAATATTCATATCAGAAATGGCCGGTTGGTGGATCCGAAAAGCGGTATCGATGCCATTCAGGATGTCTATATTGCAAACGGTAAAATACTGGCAATTGGCAGTTTGCCCGCTGCATTTCACCCTGACCATGTTCTGGATGCAGGTGGTTTGGTGGTTTGTCCGGGTTTGATTGATTTATCGGTGCGTTTGCGCGAACCGGGCCTGGAATATAAAGCTACGCTGGAATCAGAAATGAATGCCACAATTTCCGGGGGTGTGACCAGCTTTGCCTGCCCACCGGATACAGATCCGCCGCTTGATGAGCCTGGACTTGTGGAAATGCTCAAGCATCGCGCGAGGATTCTTAATCAGGCGCATGTTTATCCTATTGGCGCGTTGACCCAAGGATTAAACGGTGAACACTTGACCGAAATGGCCGAACTGCACGATGCCGGTTGCATTGTGTTTGGTCAGCCGAACGGTTTTCTTACCGACTTGAGAGTGTTGATGCAGGCGATGCAATATGCATCGACATTTGGCTTTAGTGTATGGCTCAGTCCGCAAGACAGAAATCTGGCTTATGACGGTGTGGCGCATGACGGAGAAATGGCAATGCGGCTGGGTTTGCCCGCTATACCGGTTTGTGCGGAAACAATAGCCATTTCGAATATCATCCTGCTGGCAAAGGAAATTGACGTCCATATACATCTGTGCCGAATTTCCAGTGCTGAAGGACTTGCATTGGTACGTGCAGCGAGGCAGCAGGGCATGTCGATTACCTGTGATGTGACCATCAATCATCTTCATTTGTCGGATATGGATATCGGTTATTTTGATTCCAATTGTCACATGATGCCGCCATTGAGAAGTTTCAGTGACCGCGACGCCCTGCGTAAAGGGTTGCTGGATGGAACGATCAATGCGGTTTGCTCGGATCATGCGCCGGTTGATGAAGACGCCAAGTTGCTGCCTTTTGGCCAGTCGGAAGTCGGGGCCACCGGTGTAGAATTGCTGTTGCCGCTGACATTAAAATACGGCATGGAAATGAAACGTCCGCTTGTGGACGTTCTGGCTGCAATTACTTCTGAACCGGCAAAGGTATTGAATATTGATGCCGGGTATTTGTCGCCGGGCGGAGCCGCTGATTTGTGTGTTTTTGACCCTGACATATATTGGAAAGTATCTGCAACCACACTGTTGAGCCAGGGAAAAAATACCCCGTTTCTCGGTATGGAAGTGCCCGGGAAAGTCCGATATACCCTGGTCAATGGTCACATCGTCTACGAATCTGAACATTAA